One Candidatus Culexarchaeum yellowstonense genomic region harbors:
- a CDS encoding 50S ribosomal protein L35ae has product MEGVLLSMRRGGGGRQYLRQAIIKVGDDAVKMFNRLVGRKVIWIHPKTSEKFIGKIVRLHGRNSGCVIAYFRKQPPFQALGTKVQIT; this is encoded by the coding sequence ATGGAGGGAGTTCTCCTCTCCATGAGAAGAGGTGGAGGTGGCAGGCAATACCTTAGGCAAGCAATAATAAAGGTTGGTGATGATGCTGTGAAAATGTTTAATAGGCTTGTGGGGAGGAAGGTTATCTGGATTCATCCAAAAACAAGTGAGAAATTCATTGGGAAAATAGTTAGATTGCATGGGAGGAATAGTGGATGTGTAATAGCGTACTTTAGGAAGCAACCACCATTCCAAGCCCTGGGAACAAAAGTTCAAATCACATGA